A region of Lycium barbarum isolate Lr01 chromosome 1, ASM1917538v2, whole genome shotgun sequence DNA encodes the following proteins:
- the LOC132600865 gene encoding hypersensitive-induced reaction 1 protein encodes MGNLFCCVQVDQSTVAIKEQFGKYQDVLEPGCHCLPWFLGFQLAGYLSLRLQQLDVRCETKTKDNVFVNVVASIQYRALADKANDAFYKLSNTKGQIQAYVFDVIRASVPKLNLDDVFEQKNEIARAVEDELEKAMSAYGYEIVQTLIVDIEPDEHVKRAMNEINAAARMRVAANEKAEAEKILQIKRAEGEAESKYLSGLGIARQRQAIVDGLRDSVLGFSVNVPGTSAKDVMDMVLLTQYFDTMKEIGASSKSSAVFLPHGPGAVRDVASQIRDGLLQASVDR; translated from the exons ATGGGCAATTTGTTTTGCTGTGTACAAGTTGATCAATCCACTGTTGCAATTAAGGAGCAGTTTGGCAAGTATCAAGATGTGCTTGAGCCAGGTTGCCACTGTCTGCCTTGGTTCCTCGGATTCCAGCTAGCTGGCTATCTCTCCCTCAGGTTGCAACAACTGGATGTTCGCTGCGAGACAAAGACAAAG GATAATGTGTTTGTCAATGTTGTGGCATCAATTCAGTATCGTGCCCTGGCAGACAAAGCAAATGATGCTTTCTACAAACTAAGCAACACTAAGGGTCAAATTCAGGCTTATGTTTTTGATG TCATAAGAGCAAGTGTTCCAAAACTCAATCTTGATGATGTTTTCGAGCAGAAAAATGAAATTGCCAGGGCTGTTGAGGATGAACTTGAGAAG GCTATGTCGGCTTATGGATATGAAATTGTTCAGACACTTATAGTTGACATAGAACCAGATGAGCATGTGAAGAGGGCTATGAATGAGATCAATGCTG CTGCTCGGATGAGGGTGGCTGCTAATGAGAAGGCAGAGGCAGAAAAGATTTTACAAATTAAAAGGGCTGAAGGAGAGGCGGAGTCGAAGTATCTCTCAGGGTTAGGTATTGCACGACAGCGCCAAGCAATTGTGGATGGTTTGAGAGACAGCGTGCTCGGATTCTCAGTGAATGTGCCTGGAACCTCAGCAAAGGATGTTATGGACATGGTCCTCTTAACCCAGTACTTTGACACCATGAAAGAAATTGGCGCTTCCAGTAAATCATCTGCCGTCTTCCTTCCTCACGGGCCTGGTGCTGTAAGAGATGTGGCAAGCCAGATTCGCGATGGACTCCTTCAAGCTTCTGTTGATCGTTAA
- the LOC132625652 gene encoding NADPH-dependent aldehyde reductase-like protein, chloroplastic — MSEANKNLPLQDRVAIVTGSSRGIGKAIALHLASLGARLVINYSSNSTLANDVVSQINSTSNSPRAIPFKANISDPDQVKSLFDAAESTFQSPVNILVNSAGVLDGKYPSILNTTLEDFDRTFDVNARGAFVCCKEGAKRIKQGGGGRIICLSTSLAAAFRPGYGAYTASKAAVEAMVKILAKELKGTGITANCVAPGPIATELFYDGKTEEMINRVINDCPHGRLGQTEDIAPVVAFLAGDGSEWINGQIIRVNGGFI; from the exons ATGTCGGAAGCAAACAAAAACTTGCCACTCCAAGACCGTGTAGCCATTGTTACAGGCTCTTCTCGAGGCATTGGCAAAGCAATAGCCCTTCATTTAGCCTCACTTGGCGCTAGACTCGTCATCAACTATTCCTCCAACTCCACTCTAGCCAACGACGTCGTATCCCAAATCAACTCCACCTCCAATTCCCCACGCGCCATCCCCTTCAAAGCCAACATCTCCGATCCAGATCAAGTCAAATCCCTCTTCGACGCTGCAGAGTCAACCTTCCAATCGCCGGTCAACATCCTGGTCAACTCCGCAGGCGTACTCGACGGAAAATACCCGTCAATCTTAAACACAACACTAGAGGATTTCGATCGGACATTCGACGTGAACGCACGTGGAGCTTTCGTGTGCTGCAAAGAAGGCGCTAAGAGAATAAAGCAAGGAG GAGGGGGAAGGATTATATGCTTATCGACGTCGTTAGCGGCAGCGTTTAGGCCTGGGTACGGGGCATACACGGCGTCAAAGGCGGCAGTGGAAGCAATGGTGAAGATACTGGCGAAGGAACTGAAAGGAACAGGAATAACCGCGAATTGTGTGGCGCCAGGACCCATAGCAACGGAATTGTTTTACGATGGGAAAACGGAGGAGATGATAAATAGAGTGATTAATGATTGTCCACATGGGAGACTTGGACAGACAGAGGATATTGCGCCGGTGGTTGCCTTTTTGGCGGGCGATGGTTCTGAATGGATTAATGGACAGATCATTCGCGTCAATGGTGGCTTCATCTGA
- the LOC132600892 gene encoding NADPH-dependent aldehyde reductase-like protein, chloroplastic, with translation MAEGHVAQSTQGQNLPLQDRVAIVTGSSRGIGRAIALHLASLGAKLVINYCSNSTQANDVVSQINSTSTSNSPRAIAVKANVSDPDQVKSLFDAAETTFQSPVNILVNSAGVLDPKYPSLLNTTLEDFDRTFHVNARGAFICCKEGAKRIKHGGGGRIICLTTSLAAVFRPGYGAYTASKAAVEAMVKILAKELKGTGITANCVAPGAVATEMFYEGKTEEMIKRAIDECPHGRLGQTEDVAPVVAFLAGDASEWVNGQIIRVNGGYV, from the exons ATGGCGGAAGGACACGTCGCCCAATCAACCCAAGGCCAAAACCTCCCACTCCAAGACCGTGTAGCCATTGTTACAGGCTCTTCCCGCGGAATCGGCAGAGCAATTGCCCTCCACTTGGCCTCTCTCGGCGCTAAACTCGTCATCAACTATTGTTCCAACTCCACTCAAGCCAACGACGTCGTATCCCAAATCAATTCCACCTCCACTTCCAATTCCCCACGTGCCATCGCCGTCAAAGCCAATGTCTCCGATCCGGATCAAGTCAAATCCCTCTTCGACGCTGCAGAAACAACCTTCCAATCTCCGGTCAACATCCTGGTCAACTCCGCAGGCGTACTCGACCCAAAATACCCGTCACTCCTAAACACAACCCTAGAGGATTTCGATCGCACGTTCCATGTGAACGCGCGTGGAGCCTTCATATGCTGCAAAGAAGGCGCTAAGAGAATAAAGCATGGAG GAGGGGGAAGGATTATATGCTTAACGACGTCGTTAGCTGCGGTGTTTAGGCCTGGGTACGGGGCGTACACTGCGTCAAAGGCGGCAGTGGAAGCAATGGTGAAAATACTGGCGAAGGAACTCAAAGGGACAGGGATAACAGCGAATTGTGTGGCGCCAGGAGCCGTAGCAACGGAGATGTTTTACGAAGGGAAAACGGAGGAGATGATAAAGAGAGCAATTGATGAGTGTCCACATGGAAGGCTTGGACAGACGGAGGATGTTGCACCAGTGGTTGCGTTTTTGGCTGGTGATGCTTCTGAATGGGTTAATGGACAGATTATTCGTGTCAATGGCGGCTATGTTTGA